The DNA window AACTGCCGGCGGATCTCAAGGCCCGCATCGCCCCGCGCATCGCCGCCTATCCCAGCCCCCGGGAGTTCTTTGTCACCAAGCTGGCGGAGGGCATCGCCACCCTGGGCGCCGCCTTCGCGCCCCATACCGTCATCGTGCGCATGTCGGACTTCAAGTCCAACGAATACGCCAACCTGATCGCCGGGACCCGCTACGAGCCGGAAGAAGAGAACCCCATGATCGGCTTCCGCGGCGCCGGGCGGTACGTCGCCGAGTCCTTCAAGGACTGCTTCGAGATGGAATGCGAGGCCCTCAAGCGGGTCCGCAACGATATGGGTCTGACCAACATCGAGATCATGATCCCCTTCGTACGCACCCTCAAGCAGGCCAAGGCCGTGGTCGAGGCCCTGGCGGCCCAGGGACTGGAGCGCGGCAAGGACGGCCTGCGCCTCATCATGATGTGCGAGATCCCCTCCAACGCCGTATTGGCGGAGGAGTTCCTGGAATTCTTCGACGGCTTTTCCATCGGCTCCAACGACATGACCCAGCTCACCCTGGGCCTGGACCGGGATTCCGCCCTGGTGGCCGAGCACTTCGACGAGCGCGATCCCGCTGTGCTGAAGATGCTGTCCATGGCCATCGCGGCCTGCCGCAAGCAGGGCAAATACGTCGGCATCTGCGGCCAGGGTCCCTCCGACCACCCCGACCTTGCGGACTGGCTGCTCAATCAGGGCATCACCAGCATCTCCCTCAACCCCGACACCGTCATCGACACCTGGCTCTACCTGGACGAGAAGGCCAACCAGGCCAAATGACCGGCTGAGCCCCCTCCCGGTGCTATCGCCACGGGAGGGCGGTTTGAAACCACTCGACCCCGGACAACCGCTGGATTGGTGCTGGCCATACGGGCGCTACAGGTTGTTCAAACCCAGGAGTTGCCATGTCCAATCTCGCCGGGGTCTACTCGATTACCGCCGATGACTATCTGGCTGGGGAGACCCTCTCGCCCGTCCGCCACGAGTATGTCGCCGGCGAGGTCTTTGCCATGGCCGGCGCCACCGAAGAACACGCCACCATCGCCCTGAATTTTGCGGCACTGCTGCGCAACCAGGTGCGCGGCGGCCCCTGTCGGGTCTATATCGCCGACATGAAACTGCGCGTGGAGGCCGCCGACGCCTTCTTCTACCCGGATGTCTTCGTGACTTGCGACGCCCGGGATACCACGGAACCGCTGGCCAAGCGCCACCCGTCCCTGATCTGCGAGGTGCTGTCGGAGTCCACCGAGGCCTACGACCGGGGGGGCAAATTCGCCGCCTACCGTACCCTTGAGAGCCTCAACGAATATCTGCTGATCGACTCGCGCCGCCGCGCCGTGGAGGTCTTTCGCCGTCAGCCAGACGGCTGGCTGCTGGCGCCGGTGGCCCCGGACGGCTGGCTGGACTTGCACAGCCTTGGCTTCCGCTGCGCGGTTGATGCCCTCTATGAGGACGTGATCTTCCCGGCCCCACCAACCCAACCGCCAGATGAATGACGCCTTGAGGGAATGGCGCAAAGAGCAGTTGCCGCCTGCTACCGGATCTTATCCTTAGCGCTTCGCCACTAGGATGCCAGCGGCCGTCTTTGGTCGCTGCCTTTTATCGAGCACCCGGCGGATGATCAGGCGCTCCTGGGACTGATTGACCTGCTCAATGACTGGCTGGCGGGCCGCCCGGAACTCAAGCGCACCTTTGCCCTGTGGATCCGGGCCCTGCTGCTCCGCCGCAGCAACAACACCTTGGTCCTGCCCAAGGTCCGTGACCTGACGGAGTTGAAAATGACCCTTGCGGAAAAATTTGATCAATGGGCGGAAGACTGAGTCCCCTCCGAAAAGTCCTCCAGGCGATGGGGTCCGAGTGCCGTGGCTGGTAGGATGGCGCGTAGCCGCCGAGCGCCCAACCGAGCACCTGGGCGTATGTTCCGAGCCAGCCCAGACAGCAGCCAGATCGATCTCTTCAGCAACATTGAGCAGTTTCTGCGCGAGCGCGACCAGGAGAAGCTGAACGATCCGAACGCCTGGCACAACGTCTTCCTCGATCAGGTCGTCAAGCGCGTTTCCGAGGAGCGCTTTGTCGAGCTGTTCGATGAAGCCACCGGTCGCCCGAACGCGCCGCTGCGCGTGCTGGTGGGGATGCTGATCCTCAAGGAAGGCTTCGGTTGGAGTGACGAGGAGTTATTCGAAGCGGTCCACTTCAACCTGCTGGTACGACGCGCCCTGGGTCTGCTGAATCTCACCGACGAGGTTCCGGTCGAGTCGACCTACTACCTGTTCAAGCAGCGTTTGTATGCCCACCAGGTGGAGACGGGGGTCAACCTGCTCCAAGAGGTCTTTCAGGAGCTCACGCGCGACCAAGCCAAGCGCCTTGGCGTTGTGGGTGAGAAGCTGCGCATGGACAGCACCCTGCTCGGTAGCAATCTGGCCGCATGCACCCGACTGCAGTTGATCATTGGCTGCTTGCAGGCGCGCTGGAAGAGCCTGAGCGCTGAGCAGCAGGCCTGTCTGAGCGAAGCCGACAGCGCCCTGTTGGATCGGTTGAGTGCCAAGCGCCCCAGTCAGCACCTCTATCGCCGTGAGGAGCCGACCAAGCAGGCCTGGCTGGAGGACTTTGGTCAGCTCCTGCTGCGCCTGCATCAGACTGACGACCTCAAAAGCAGCCCGCGCTACGCGCTCATTGAGCGGCTATTGCTCGAGCAGTACCAGATCAACGAGGCCGACGAAGCGGCCCACGTCGTGCTCAAGCCCACCCAGGAGATCAGCGCCGACTCGCTCCAATCGCCGCATGACGAAGACGCTGCCTACCGCAAGAAGCGCGACGAGACGGTGCGCGGCTACAGCGTCAACCTCACCGAGACCTGTCAGGAGGCCCTCAACCTCATCGTCGACGTCCAAGTCGAGCCGGCCACCGCCGCCGACAATGGCTATCTGAAGGACGCGGTGCAGAGCAGCGAGCAGGTGCTTGAGACCACGGCCCAAGAGATCTCGGCCGACGGCGCCTACTACAGTGAGAGCAACGAAGCCTACGCCCAAGAGCAAGGCAAAGACATCCACTACACGGGCTTTCCGGGCAAGCCAGGACGCTACGACTACGAGCGCACCTCAGATGGCGTCGTCGTCATCGATCGCGATAGCGGTGAGCGCCAACTGGCCGAGGAATACAAGCCCGGGCGCTATCGTTTTCGCGCCGATAGCCAGTGGCGCTACATCACCGACCAAGCCGTCGAGGCGGCGGCCTGCCGCCGGCGCACCGAGGCGCTCCCCCGCGAGCTGTTCAACCGCCGCTGTAACGTCGAGGCGAGCATCTTTCAGCTCTCCTACCACACCCGCAAGAAGAAGCTGAAGTACCGCGGCCGCTGTGCCGTTCAGCTCTGGGCGGTGTGCCGAGCGGCTTGGATCAACATAAAACGCCTTGTCATTTACCAGGTGAAATCCGCTGAGATACTCGTTTGAGCGGTGGGGGGCCCCACAAGCACGCCTCAACCGCTCCGATTGCGGCTTGCCCTCCGACAAGTGCCTCAGAGCGGCCCTTTCCGTGTCCTAATCGTGTAACACCACCTTCGCATGCGCGGCGAACGTCCGTTCCCGATGTTCAGGCTCGCGACCGGGGAGCCTCCCCGGAGAAACGGCTTTTCGGAGGGGACTCAAGACTATAAACGTGAGGGAGAAACCCTCGTGCTTCAACGCCAACTCACTCGCCGGTTTGGACCCTTGCCAAACGAGGTGACCGCGCGCATCTCCGGTGCCACCGTTGAGGAGATCGATCTCTGGGTGGACCGGGTGTTGGATGCGCGCACCCTTGACGAGGTTTTCCGTTCTTAATCGCCCCAAGGCACGCGACCTGACGGAGTTGAAAATGACCCTTGAGGAAAGCATGGCGAGCCAAGCGGCCCGGTTCGCGCCGGGCCCTCGCGGGTGGAAAGAGGTAAGGGCCAGAATCGGCGACAGAACTACCCCCTCGCCCCGCTTCGTTCATGCTAAGTAATAGGCAGGCACTTTGGGCGCACGAGACCGGTCGCCCACAGACAAGAAGGATTACGCTTGGTCATGCGGCAGGCTATCATCTGACCAACAGGGTCAGCTCAAGGTAAACAACCAATGGAACAAGTCCAAGTCGCTCAAGCCAAGGCCCACCTCTCCGCACTGCTCGAACGGGTCGAGACGGGCGAGGAAATCATCATTGCCCGCCGGGGGAAGGCCATCGCGCGATTGGTGCCAGAACCCCAGCAGCCCAGAACGGCGGCGGCGGCACTGGCTCCGGTCTGGGCACTCGGCGGTTTCGACCTGGAACCGATTCCGGAATTGCCCTTTGACGCTCGGGAAGTCACCCTCGACTAAGCCCGATGCGCTACCTGCTCGACACCAACATCGTCATCGCCCTGAGCAAGCAGGCCCAGCCGGTCATGGATCGACTGGGCCAGTGTCTGGCCAGCGATCTCGTCCTATCATCGATCGTGCTGGCCGAGATTGAATACGGCATCGCCAAGAGTGCCCGTCAAGCGCACAACCGCCAGGTCTTCGCCTCCCTCCTGCGCGGCTTTCCCGTCTTCAACTTTGACCTTTCCGCCACCCGGATCTATGGCCCCCTGCGCGCCGAACTGGAGAGGCGGGGCCAGTTGATCGGACCTTACGATTTGATGATCGCCGCCCACGCCTTGGCGCTTGATGTCACCTTGGTCACCGACAACAGCAATGAGTTTCTCGTGTTGCGGATTTGCGCCTGGAAAACTGGCTGCGTCCGGCCTAGTGGTAACCGGGACAATCATCGGAAGTGAGTTTTAACCCAGGATGAGAGGCCTCAGCAGGCACCGTGCCACCTAAACTGAGAGCATCAAACACCATGTCCCCCATGATCCAAGTCTTTGCCCTACTGCCCCTTTTGCTGTCGATGGCCAATGCCTGGTCCCAGCATCTCACGGGTACGGGAGATAACTTTGGCAGTGGCTGGCAGGCCGATGGCCAGGGCGGCTATATCGGGACCGGAAAAAATTTTGGTCGAAGTTGGCGCAGTGACGGCCAGAGTGGTTACATCGGCATGGGTGACAACTTCGGGAGGCGTTTCAGTTCCGACCGCAGGGGCGGTTATGTCGGCGGCGGCGATGATTTCGGCGGCGGATGGCGCGCCGACCCCCAAGGCGGCTTGACGGGCACGGGCAGCAACTTTGGCAAGGGCTGGCGCAATGATGGTCGGGGCGGGATCGAAGGCACCGGCAAGAACTTCGGTAAGGGCTGGCGACAACAGCATTAGCAACCACGAGGGTCAATCCATGTCACCCGCCATTTCCCGCTGCCCCTACTGCCTCGGTGCCACCCATGCCACCCCCTGTCAGGAGTGCGGTTGGCAACTTGGACAGGACAACCTCCCGCCCGCCCTGGCCTTGGGCCGGGTTCTGGATGGGCGTTACCGCATAGGCAGAGTCCTGGGTCAGGGTGGCTTCGGCATCACCTACCTCGCCTGGGACGACAACCTCCAACTCCGTCTTGCCATCAAGGAATACCTTCCCCGTGATAGCGTTACGCGGGCACCGGATGGCGTCAGCCTATCGGTCTATTCGGGACAAGCGGGTGAGCAGTTCGCCTACGGCCTCGACGGCTTCCTCGCGGAGGCCCGAGCCCTGGCGCGCTTCGACCAACATCCCGGCATTGTCACCGTCAAGAACTTCTTCCGCGCCCATGGCACCGGCTACTGTGTCATGGACTATGTGGAAGGGATTACCTTGCGCCAGTACCTGGAGCAGCAACCGGGCGGGCGGATGAGTGTCGATTCCGCCTTGAAACTTCTGACGCCGGTCATGGATGCCTTGCGGGCGGTTCACCAAGCAGGCCTCATTCATCGCGACATCGCCCCGGATAACATCTATATCACCCAAGACGGACGCATCCGGCTCCTGGACTTTGGTGCCGCCCGCTTCGCCGCTGGCCAGCACAGCCAATCCCTCTCCGTCATTCTTAAACCCGGCTATGCCCCGGAAGAGCAATATCGCGCCAAGGGCAAACAGGGCCCCTGGACGGACGTCTACGGTCTGGCCGCGACCTTCTACCGTGCCATTACCGGCCAGGTTCCCGCCGAATCCCTGGACCGGTTGGATAACGACGATCTGGTGCCGCCCTCGCGGTTGGGCATACTCATCAAGCCCGAACAGGAGGCGATCCTGCTCAAGGCATTGGCTATCAAGGCCGATCAGCGTTACCAAGATATCGCCGAGTTACAACAGGCCTGGCAAACCCCTTGCGTGTCGCCGAAATTCGCCCCCATGCCTGATCAAGCAGTCAGGCCGCCAGAGAATGCCCAGGGTAATCAGCCCACTCT is part of the Chromatiaceae bacterium genome and encodes:
- a CDS encoding DUF4351 domain-containing protein, producing the protein MLQRQLTRRFGPLPNEVTARISGATVEEIDLWVDRVLDARTLDEVFRS
- a CDS encoding type II toxin-antitoxin system Phd/YefM family antitoxin, giving the protein MEQVQVAQAKAHLSALLERVETGEEIIIARRGKAIARLVPEPQQPRTAAAALAPVWALGGFDLEPIPELPFDAREVTLD
- a CDS encoding transposase; the encoded protein is MAGRMARSRRAPNRAPGRMFRASPDSSQIDLFSNIEQFLRERDQEKLNDPNAWHNVFLDQVVKRVSEERFVELFDEATGRPNAPLRVLVGMLILKEGFGWSDEELFEAVHFNLLVRRALGLLNLTDEVPVESTYYLFKQRLYAHQVETGVNLLQEVFQELTRDQAKRLGVVGEKLRMDSTLLGSNLAACTRLQLIIGCLQARWKSLSAEQQACLSEADSALLDRLSAKRPSQHLYRREEPTKQAWLEDFGQLLLRLHQTDDLKSSPRYALIERLLLEQYQINEADEAAHVVLKPTQEISADSLQSPHDEDAAYRKKRDETVRGYSVNLTETCQEALNLIVDVQVEPATAADNGYLKDAVQSSEQVLETTAQEISADGAYYSESNEAYAQEQGKDIHYTGFPGKPGRYDYERTSDGVVVIDRDSGERQLAEEYKPGRYRFRADSQWRYITDQAVEAAACRRRTEALPRELFNRRCNVEASIFQLSYHTRKKKLKYRGRCAVQLWAVCRAAWINIKRLVIYQVKSAEILV
- a CDS encoding Uma2 family endonuclease; amino-acid sequence: MSNLAGVYSITADDYLAGETLSPVRHEYVAGEVFAMAGATEEHATIALNFAALLRNQVRGGPCRVYIADMKLRVEAADAFFYPDVFVTCDARDTTEPLAKRHPSLICEVLSESTEAYDRGGKFAAYRTLESLNEYLLIDSRRRAVEVFRRQPDGWLLAPVAPDGWLDLHSLGFRCAVDALYEDVIFPAPPTQPPDE
- a CDS encoding protein kinase, with translation MSPAISRCPYCLGATHATPCQECGWQLGQDNLPPALALGRVLDGRYRIGRVLGQGGFGITYLAWDDNLQLRLAIKEYLPRDSVTRAPDGVSLSVYSGQAGEQFAYGLDGFLAEARALARFDQHPGIVTVKNFFRAHGTGYCVMDYVEGITLRQYLEQQPGGRMSVDSALKLLTPVMDALRAVHQAGLIHRDIAPDNIYITQDGRIRLLDFGAARFAAGQHSQSLSVILKPGYAPEEQYRAKGKQGPWTDVYGLAATFYRAITGQVPAESLDRLDNDDLVPPSRLGILIKPEQEAILLKALAIKADQRYQDIAELQQAWQTPCVSPKFAPMPDQAVRPPENAQGNQPTLPVTRVRWGLKFAMGSLLVILVLIGMAIWQFLPDKAQPAISTSHTEPDASVAVLPSSSPPPASTPTASPMGEPVRKPRLYALLVGVSDFDDDRLDLTFPAKDARDFGAALQRQSGGLYQEVVTRILENPTSEEFLVGLDWLRLIVTSKDIAVIFVSGHGANDPDGNYYYLTRNSDPERLRRTAVSTFDVKKTVSALPSKVLVFADTCLRIAAEGSRREADKASKILQSLQPVVSPPRVEVANIRGVINDLNAAENGVVVFASSTGKEYSLENPEWGNGAFTKALVEGFDGAANYTKDGRITIHQLDLYLSERVKALTGNKQTPTTTLPQTIPDFPIALKR